The following coding sequences lie in one Mesorhizobium sp. DCY119 genomic window:
- a CDS encoding F0F1 ATP synthase subunit B: MFVTPGYAQEAAPAEGETHTETGAGHEAGGKPAFPPFDSSTFASQILWLAITFGLFYLFLKKVVLPRIGGILEVRRDRIAQDLDQAALMKSEADAAVAAYEQELAEAKAKANTIGQQARDSAKADADVERKKVEAALEQKLGEAEAHIASIKSSAMKEVGTIAEDTAAAIVQELIGGKADKAAVAAAVKAVRE, encoded by the coding sequence ATGTTTGTGACACCGGGATACGCGCAGGAAGCTGCCCCCGCTGAAGGCGAAACCCACACCGAAACCGGTGCGGGCCATGAAGCTGGCGGCAAGCCGGCGTTTCCGCCATTCGATTCGTCGACCTTTGCGTCGCAGATCCTGTGGCTGGCCATCACGTTCGGCCTGTTCTACCTGTTCCTGAAAAAGGTTGTCCTGCCACGCATCGGCGGCATCCTGGAAGTCCGTCGCGATCGTATCGCGCAGGATCTGGATCAGGCTGCCTTGATGAAGAGCGAGGCGGATGCGGCAGTTGCTGCCTACGAGCAGGAACTTGCCGAAGCCAAGGCCAAGGCGAATACCATCGGCCAGCAGGCGCGCGACAGTGCCAAGGCTGACGCCGACGTCGAACGCAAGAAGGTTGAAGCCGCACTCGAGCAGAAGCTCGGCGAAGCCGAAGCTCACATTGCCTCGATCAAGTCTTCAGCGATGAAGGAAGTCGGCACGATCGCCGAGGACACGGCTGCTGCCATCGTCCAGGAACTGATCGGTGGCAAGGCCGACAAGGCTGCCGTCGCTGCCGCCGTGAAAGCGGTTCGGGAGTAG
- a CDS encoding LysR substrate-binding domain-containing protein — MRQITFDLDVLRSFVTGMELGSFAKASDRLGRSTSAVSAQLKKLEEQAGTPIFRKSGRGLALTDAGETMLGYARRLLELNDEAASAISGVELEGWVRLGLQEDFGEAVLPDVLGRFARAHPKVKIEARIARSHELAERVTTGSLDLALAWHNGDRLPHSEHVADVPMRWIGPARPMQESLLSERELPLAALEAPCLLRTKATETLDRAGRPWRMAFSSPSLSGIWAAVAAGLGLTIRTDIGLPASVVALTPGVSGLPALPHMALNLHHKDADPDPVTGKLAEILIQGVMDALPENTLSSFARNKLKNVA, encoded by the coding sequence GTGAGACAAATTACATTTGATCTCGACGTGCTGCGCAGCTTCGTGACGGGCATGGAGCTTGGAAGCTTTGCCAAGGCCTCGGATCGGCTGGGGCGCTCGACGTCGGCCGTAAGCGCTCAGCTCAAGAAGCTGGAGGAGCAGGCGGGCACGCCCATCTTCCGCAAGTCAGGGCGCGGACTGGCGCTGACGGACGCCGGCGAAACCATGCTTGGCTACGCGCGGCGCCTGCTGGAGCTGAACGACGAGGCTGCGTCCGCGATCAGCGGCGTCGAGCTTGAAGGATGGGTTCGGCTCGGGCTGCAGGAAGATTTCGGCGAAGCCGTTCTACCGGATGTACTCGGACGCTTTGCCCGCGCGCACCCCAAGGTGAAAATCGAAGCAAGAATCGCCCGCAGCCACGAACTCGCCGAGCGGGTGACCACCGGCAGTCTCGATCTTGCCTTGGCCTGGCACAACGGAGACAGGCTGCCACATAGCGAGCATGTCGCGGACGTTCCAATGCGCTGGATCGGTCCGGCGCGGCCGATGCAAGAAAGTCTGCTCAGCGAAAGAGAATTGCCGCTCGCGGCACTCGAGGCGCCGTGCCTGTTGCGGACCAAGGCGACGGAGACGCTCGATCGAGCCGGAAGACCGTGGCGAATGGCTTTTTCGAGTCCCAGCCTAAGCGGTATATGGGCCGCCGTCGCTGCCGGACTTGGTCTGACGATCCGAACAGACATCGGCCTGCCCGCAAGCGTGGTGGCATTGACGCCGGGGGTGTCAGGGCTGCCCGCATTGCCGCACATGGCGCTTAATCTGCATCACAAGGATGCCGACCCTGACCCGGTAACGGGAAAGCTCGCCGAAATCCTGATCCAGGGCGTCATGGATGCCTTGCCGGAAAACACATTGAGTTCGTTTGCCCGCAACAAACTGAAGAACGTTGCCTGA
- a CDS encoding F0F1 ATP synthase subunit A gives MANDPIHQFHITKWIPIEIGGLDFSFTNSSAFMVATVAAAGLFLFLTTSSRGLIPGRLQSISEMSYEFVASMLRDAAGTHGMKFFPMVFSLFMFVLVANLLGLFPYFFTITSHIIVTFMLALLVIGTVVVYGIMKHGFGFFKLFVPQGVPGILVPLVVLIEVISFLSRPISLSVRLFANMLAGHITLKVFAGFVASLSTLGAVGVAGSILPLAMTVAITALEFLVAFLQAYVFAVLTCMYLNDALHPSH, from the coding sequence GTGGCCAACGATCCGATCCATCAGTTTCACATCACGAAATGGATTCCGATCGAAATCGGCGGTCTCGATTTCTCCTTCACCAATTCGTCCGCCTTCATGGTCGCGACCGTCGCAGCCGCCGGCCTTTTCCTCTTCCTGACGACATCGAGCCGCGGCCTGATCCCCGGCCGGCTTCAGTCGATCTCGGAAATGTCCTACGAATTCGTGGCCTCCATGCTGCGCGATGCGGCGGGAACGCACGGGATGAAGTTCTTCCCAATGGTGTTTTCGCTGTTCATGTTCGTGCTCGTCGCGAACCTGCTCGGGCTTTTCCCGTATTTCTTCACCATCACCAGCCACATCATCGTCACCTTCATGCTGGCGCTGCTGGTGATCGGAACCGTCGTCGTCTACGGCATCATGAAGCACGGTTTCGGCTTCTTCAAACTCTTCGTTCCGCAGGGCGTGCCGGGCATTCTCGTGCCGTTGGTGGTGCTCATCGAAGTTATCTCGTTCCTGTCGCGGCCGATCAGCCTTTCGGTTCGTCTGTTCGCCAACATGCTGGCCGGACACATCACGCTTAAGGTTTTCGCCGGTTTCGTCGCCTCGCTGAGCACACTTGGTGCGGTCGGCGTCGCCGGCTCGATCCTGCCGCTCGCTATGACGGTTGCGATCACCGCCCTCGAATTTCTCGTGGCCTTCCTGCAGGCCTATGTCTTTGCGGTGCTGACCTGCATGTACCTCAACGACGCTCTGCACCCGAGCCACTAG
- a CDS encoding MFS transporter: MVSVSSVTPHRVETGQLRSNHRWKVLGIGVVANACFSATFSGIPTTAVFMRVGYHLDNSKLGFVLGLMGLGVAVSELPWGLLTDRWGDRGVLLTGLAAMSAWLFLMAFAVVPSADFVPGIVPLAVGLLVTGLLGGSVNGSSGRAIMAWFQEGERGFAMSVRQTAIPLGGGLGALLLPSLASAYGFAAVYGLLAAFSAMTVLFAWLWLHQPQAAENRPPADCEKPASAKPAVLHDVTIWRISIAIGILCFPQVAILTFAVIFLHDFGGAGTAVSSATIAAVQVGAMVMRVWSGHWTDRKGNRRAYLRFCSMLSTVAFVGLALLVAASAEIPDIKDAALPATIAVLVLAGISISSWHGVAYTELATLAGASRAGTALGLANSFVFIAFFLVPIAIPWLLAFLSWAGVWLCAAVCALVAWPIFLPPAAGRNEA, encoded by the coding sequence ATGGTATCGGTCTCCAGCGTCACGCCGCATCGTGTCGAGACAGGGCAGTTGCGCTCAAATCATCGCTGGAAGGTGCTGGGTATCGGCGTGGTCGCCAATGCCTGCTTCTCCGCCACCTTTTCCGGCATTCCGACAACGGCGGTGTTCATGCGCGTCGGCTATCATCTCGACAACAGCAAGCTTGGTTTCGTGCTTGGTCTCATGGGTCTTGGCGTGGCCGTGAGCGAACTGCCGTGGGGTCTGCTGACCGACCGCTGGGGTGACCGCGGCGTCCTGCTGACGGGTCTCGCCGCTATGTCGGCCTGGCTCTTTCTGATGGCATTTGCAGTCGTTCCGTCGGCGGATTTCGTACCGGGTATTGTCCCGCTGGCTGTCGGACTTCTTGTGACGGGTTTGCTTGGCGGCAGCGTCAACGGATCGAGCGGGCGCGCCATCATGGCCTGGTTTCAGGAAGGGGAGCGCGGCTTTGCCATGAGCGTCAGGCAGACGGCGATACCGCTCGGAGGCGGGCTCGGCGCGCTCCTCCTTCCGTCACTCGCCTCGGCTTACGGTTTTGCGGCGGTCTATGGGTTGCTCGCCGCGTTTTCCGCAATGACCGTGCTCTTCGCATGGCTATGGCTGCACCAACCTCAGGCAGCTGAGAACAGGCCCCCCGCCGACTGCGAAAAGCCCGCCTCTGCGAAGCCGGCCGTCCTGCATGACGTCACCATATGGCGAATTTCGATTGCGATCGGCATCCTCTGCTTTCCGCAGGTAGCCATACTCACCTTTGCCGTCATTTTTCTGCATGATTTCGGTGGTGCCGGCACTGCTGTCTCCAGTGCCACGATTGCCGCGGTCCAGGTTGGCGCTATGGTCATGCGGGTATGGAGCGGACATTGGACCGACCGCAAAGGCAATCGGCGCGCTTACCTGCGGTTCTGCAGCATGCTGAGCACAGTTGCCTTTGTTGGGCTTGCCCTGCTCGTGGCGGCATCAGCCGAAATACCTGATATCAAGGATGCCGCCTTGCCGGCGACGATCGCAGTTCTTGTTCTCGCCGGGATCAGCATTTCATCGTGGCATGGCGTCGCCTATACCGAACTTGCAACGCTGGCAGGTGCCAGCCGCGCCGGCACGGCCTTGGGGCTCGCCAACAGTTTTGTGTTCATTGCCTTTTTTCTGGTGCCTATCGCCATTCCATGGCTTTTGGCCTTCTTGTCGTGGGCCGGTGTATGGCTGTGCGCGGCAGTGTGCGCTCTGGTCGCATGGCCGATTTTCCTGCCGCCCGCCGCTGGCCGCAATGAGGCCTGA
- the der gene encoding ribosome biogenesis GTPase Der codes for MTFKVAIIGRPNVGKSTLFNRLVGKKLALVDDTPGVTRDRRVHAAKLYDLHFDVIDTAGFETAAPATLQGRMRAQTEIAISEADLIFFVVDSKSGLMPDDKAFADIVRRAGKPVVLVANKSEARGSQGGMLEAWEVGLGEPIPISAEHGQGLPDLRDAVVDALGHARVFGEDEEDEDEIAVTEVLVGEDIADPDAEHEYDDTKPMRIAVVGRPNAGKSTLINALIDEERLLTGPEAGITRDSISVDWEWRGRLIRLFDTAGMRRKAKVQEKLEKLSVADGLRAIRFAEVVVVVFDATIPFEKQDLQIADLIIREGRALVIAFNKWDMIENPQETLAELREKTTRLLPQVRGLQAVPISAETGRGLDKLMDAVLKTHKVWNSRISTGRLNRWLEGILAHHPPPAVAGRRLKIKYITQAKTRPPGFVLSCTRPDSMPQSYVRYLVNSLRESFDMPGVPIRMALRASENPFAGRAKKRG; via the coding sequence ATGACATTCAAAGTCGCAATTATCGGCCGGCCTAACGTCGGCAAGTCTACGCTTTTCAACCGCCTCGTCGGCAAGAAGCTGGCACTGGTCGATGATACGCCGGGCGTAACGCGCGACCGCCGCGTGCATGCGGCAAAACTCTACGATCTCCATTTCGATGTGATCGATACGGCTGGCTTCGAGACGGCCGCTCCCGCCACGCTTCAGGGCCGCATGCGGGCGCAGACCGAGATCGCCATCAGCGAAGCCGATCTCATCTTCTTCGTCGTCGATTCGAAATCCGGCCTGATGCCGGACGACAAGGCATTCGCCGATATCGTGCGGCGCGCAGGCAAGCCGGTGGTGCTGGTTGCCAACAAATCAGAAGCGCGAGGCTCTCAAGGCGGAATGCTGGAAGCCTGGGAAGTCGGGCTCGGCGAGCCTATCCCGATTTCGGCCGAGCATGGGCAGGGCCTGCCGGATCTTCGCGATGCGGTGGTCGACGCCCTCGGCCATGCCCGCGTGTTCGGCGAGGACGAAGAGGACGAAGACGAAATTGCCGTCACCGAAGTGCTGGTCGGCGAGGACATTGCCGACCCGGACGCCGAGCACGAATATGACGACACCAAGCCGATGCGCATTGCCGTCGTCGGCCGGCCGAATGCCGGCAAGTCGACGCTGATCAATGCGCTCATCGACGAAGAGCGGCTGCTGACCGGCCCGGAAGCCGGCATCACCCGCGATTCGATTTCGGTCGACTGGGAATGGCGCGGCCGTCTGATCCGGTTGTTCGACACGGCCGGCATGCGCCGCAAGGCCAAGGTGCAGGAAAAGCTCGAGAAGCTTTCCGTCGCCGACGGGCTTCGCGCCATCCGCTTTGCCGAGGTCGTCGTCGTCGTGTTCGATGCGACCATTCCTTTCGAGAAGCAGGATCTCCAGATCGCCGACCTGATCATCCGCGAGGGCAGGGCGCTGGTGATCGCCTTCAACAAATGGGACATGATCGAGAACCCGCAGGAAACGCTTGCCGAGCTGCGCGAAAAAACCACGCGGCTTCTGCCGCAGGTGCGCGGGCTTCAGGCGGTGCCGATCTCGGCTGAAACCGGCCGCGGCCTCGACAAGCTGATGGACGCGGTTCTCAAGACCCACAAGGTCTGGAACAGCCGCATTTCGACCGGCCGGCTCAATCGCTGGCTGGAGGGCATCCTCGCCCATCATCCGCCGCCCGCCGTTGCCGGCCGCCGTCTCAAGATCAAATACATCACGCAGGCGAAAACCCGGCCACCGGGGTTCGTATTGTCCTGCACGCGACCGGACTCGATGCCACAGTCCTATGTGCGCTATCTCGTCAACAGCCTGCGCGAATCCTTCGACATGCCGGGCGTGCCCATCCGCATGGCGCTCAGGGCTTCCGAAAATCCCTTTGCCGGGCGCGCGAAAAAGCGCGGCTGA
- the sbmA gene encoding peptide antibiotic transporter SbmA — MFVSFFPKPKLFFTSAAIWCLAGILFWFFGGEQLGAVFGLPPAAAEAPPVLGIPVLWTKPFLWFYIYFGFLVGAFYAFWRVYSPHPWQNWSILGSSLILFSTYLNVQIYVALNNWRGPFYDLFQKAITTPNSVSTGELYSKFAIYAWIGATGMGLFVITRFFVSHYIFRWRTAMNDYYMSYWQKLRHIEGASQRVQEDTMRFSTTMEGLGVSLIDSVMTLIAFLPLLAQLSTHVKVLPLVGEIPYSLVVAAVTWSIFGTVLLMIAGVKLPGLEFKNQRVEAAYRKELVYGEDDAARAQPPTVAELFSHVRRNYFTLYFHYAYFNVVRSGYIQADAIFASVILIPTIAAGAITMGLWQQVSTAFSQVSSSFQYLVNAWPTIVELISIQKRLRAFEATLEDAPLPELDRHYLEQQAQTVE; from the coding sequence GTGTTCGTATCGTTTTTCCCGAAGCCGAAGCTGTTTTTCACTTCGGCGGCTATTTGGTGTTTGGCCGGAATTCTGTTCTGGTTCTTCGGCGGTGAGCAGCTTGGCGCTGTCTTCGGTTTGCCGCCGGCTGCTGCGGAGGCTCCGCCGGTTCTTGGCATTCCGGTTTTGTGGACCAAGCCATTCCTCTGGTTCTACATATATTTCGGCTTTCTCGTTGGAGCCTTTTACGCTTTCTGGCGCGTCTATTCTCCGCACCCTTGGCAAAATTGGTCGATCCTGGGGTCGTCGCTCATCCTGTTTTCGACCTATCTCAATGTCCAGATCTATGTCGCTCTCAACAACTGGCGCGGACCTTTCTACGATCTCTTTCAGAAAGCGATAACGACGCCCAATTCGGTTTCCACCGGCGAACTCTATTCGAAGTTTGCGATTTACGCCTGGATCGGGGCAACCGGGATGGGCCTGTTCGTGATCACGCGCTTCTTTGTCAGCCACTATATCTTCCGCTGGCGCACGGCGATGAACGACTACTACATGAGCTACTGGCAAAAGCTGCGGCACATCGAAGGTGCATCTCAGCGCGTGCAGGAAGATACGATGCGGTTCTCCACCACCATGGAGGGTCTGGGTGTTTCCCTGATTGATTCCGTGATGACGCTGATTGCGTTCCTCCCGCTGCTTGCACAGCTTTCGACCCATGTGAAAGTCTTGCCGCTTGTCGGCGAAATTCCCTATTCGCTGGTCGTGGCCGCGGTTACCTGGTCGATCTTTGGCACGGTGCTGCTGATGATTGCCGGCGTCAAACTGCCGGGGCTGGAATTCAAGAACCAGCGAGTGGAGGCCGCCTATCGAAAGGAACTTGTCTATGGCGAGGATGACGCTGCGCGGGCGCAGCCGCCGACGGTTGCAGAACTCTTTTCCCATGTCAGGCGCAACTATTTCACGCTCTATTTTCACTACGCCTATTTCAACGTAGTACGCTCTGGCTACATCCAGGCAGATGCCATCTTTGCCAGCGTGATCCTTATCCCCACCATCGCGGCCGGCGCGATCACAATGGGCCTATGGCAGCAGGTTTCAACGGCCTTCAGCCAGGTCAGCTCGTCATTTCAATATCTGGTCAATGCATGGCCGACGATCGTCGAGCTCATCTCCATCCAGAAACGTCTGCGCGCGTTCGAAGCCACACTTGAGGATGCGCCGCTGCCGGAACTCGACCGGCACTATCTGGAACAGCAGGCTCAGACTGTCGAATAA
- a CDS encoding polysaccharide deacetylase — MPASAKPVDAQASVKPQYVIISFDGAHELAQWQRSRNLAARTGARFTYFLSCVFLLTREDRSQYLAPGKSAGRSNVGFAQSKDEVRARLGQIWLARSEGHDIASHACGHFDGKDWTKADWLKEFSAFSTILRDAYTINDITGEPEGWRQFAETEIKGFRAPYLSTSKNLYAALGEANFSYDASSVSRGPAEPATINGIARFALPQIPEGPNKRRVIAMDYNMFVRHSGGFEREDKDAAFENRAYDAFKTAFDGEYKGGRIPLEMGFHFTLMNGGAYWRALERFAGEVCVKADVKCVSYAEYLAEVGQKPDPQQTSAPGG; from the coding sequence ATGCCCGCCTCGGCAAAGCCTGTGGATGCACAAGCTTCGGTGAAGCCGCAATATGTCATCATCTCCTTCGACGGCGCGCACGAACTGGCGCAGTGGCAGCGCAGCCGCAACCTTGCGGCCCGCACCGGCGCGCGCTTCACCTATTTCCTGTCCTGCGTTTTCTTGCTGACTCGCGAGGACCGCAGCCAATACCTTGCTCCCGGCAAATCGGCCGGGCGCTCCAATGTCGGCTTCGCGCAATCCAAGGACGAAGTGCGCGCCCGGCTCGGCCAGATCTGGCTGGCACGCTCGGAAGGCCATGACATTGCCAGCCACGCCTGCGGCCATTTCGACGGCAAGGACTGGACCAAGGCGGACTGGCTGAAGGAATTTTCCGCCTTCTCGACGATTCTGCGCGACGCCTACACTATCAACGACATCACGGGCGAGCCGGAAGGCTGGCGGCAGTTTGCCGAAACTGAAATCAAGGGCTTTCGCGCGCCCTATCTTTCGACCAGCAAGAACCTTTACGCAGCCCTTGGCGAGGCCAATTTCTCATACGACGCCAGCAGCGTCTCTCGCGGCCCGGCTGAACCCGCCACGATCAACGGCATTGCCCGCTTCGCCCTGCCGCAGATCCCGGAGGGGCCGAACAAGCGTCGCGTCATCGCCATGGACTACAATATGTTCGTGCGCCATTCCGGCGGCTTCGAGCGCGAGGACAAGGACGCCGCCTTCGAAAACCGCGCCTACGATGCCTTCAAGACTGCGTTCGACGGCGAATACAAAGGCGGCCGCATTCCGCTGGAAATGGGTTTTCACTTTACCCTGATGAATGGCGGCGCCTATTGGCGCGCGCTGGAGCGTTTTGCCGGCGAAGTCTGCGTGAAAGCCGACGTGAAATGCGTCAGCTATGCGGAGTATCTTGCCGAAGTCGGGCAGAAGCCCGACCCACAGCAGACATCCGCACCCGGCGGCTGA
- a CDS encoding tetratricopeptide repeat protein: MSDDSFFREVNEEIRQQRARDLWERFGPAMIVLAVLVVLGTALFVAYEYWTGNQANRSGDEFSQALTLANSGKPDEALAALKTLETEGYGAYPVLARMRSATVLADKGDFNGAVKAFDAVAADTAIPAPIRDMARLRAGLVLVDHGSYEDVSKRVEDLTADTNTLRHAAREALGLSAWKEGKASDALKLFEQISSDDGAPRNARERATLMSELIRGSGAAS, translated from the coding sequence ATGTCGGACGACAGTTTCTTCCGCGAGGTTAATGAGGAGATCCGCCAGCAGCGGGCAAGGGATCTGTGGGAGCGTTTTGGCCCCGCAATGATCGTGCTTGCGGTTCTGGTCGTTCTCGGCACCGCGCTTTTCGTGGCTTATGAGTATTGGACCGGAAATCAGGCAAACCGTTCCGGCGACGAATTCTCGCAGGCATTGACGCTCGCCAATTCCGGCAAGCCCGACGAGGCGCTGGCCGCGCTGAAGACGCTCGAGACGGAAGGTTATGGCGCCTATCCGGTGCTGGCGCGCATGCGCTCGGCCACCGTGCTTGCCGACAAGGGCGATTTCAACGGCGCCGTGAAGGCGTTCGACGCCGTTGCTGCCGACACTGCCATTCCTGCCCCCATCCGCGACATGGCCCGTCTGCGCGCCGGCCTGGTGCTGGTCGACCACGGCTCTTATGAAGACGTCTCCAAGCGCGTTGAAGACCTGACTGCCGACACCAACACGCTGCGTCACGCGGCGCGCGAGGCGCTCGGCCTTTCCGCCTGGAAGGAAGGCAAGGCCAGCGACGCCCTGAAGCTTTTCGAGCAGATTTCATCCGACGACGGCGCGCCGCGCAACGCACGCGAACGTGCCACCCTCATGTCCGAACTGATCCGCGGTTCGGGCGCTGCGTCGTGA
- a CDS encoding AtpZ/AtpI family protein has translation MANKKRPDETGKTGPGDQDKPEFRDDDLERRRRQLEASLATRRPDGSASREGAKSSGVAGYGQALKLSSEFIAGIAVGVGLGWVIDRMAGTSPWGLIIFLLLGFGAGVLNVLRSAGVVADAGPRVPKKGPEGPDNT, from the coding sequence GTGGCCAACAAGAAAAGGCCAGACGAAACCGGAAAAACCGGGCCTGGAGATCAAGACAAACCTGAATTCCGCGACGACGACCTGGAGCGCCGCCGGCGTCAGCTTGAAGCATCTCTTGCGACAAGAAGGCCGGATGGAAGCGCCAGTCGAGAGGGTGCTAAGTCGAGCGGTGTTGCCGGCTATGGTCAGGCCTTGAAGCTGTCCAGCGAGTTTATCGCGGGGATAGCGGTTGGTGTCGGGCTCGGCTGGGTGATCGACCGAATGGCGGGGACTTCGCCATGGGGTTTGATCATTTTCCTGCTCCTGGGATTTGGCGCCGGGGTTCTCAATGTCCTGCGTTCCGCAGGCGTCGTTGCAGATGCGGGTCCAAGGGTGCCGAAGAAAGGCCCCGAGGGTCCAGATAATACGTAA
- a CDS encoding F0F1 ATP synthase subunit C, protein MEVDAAKAIGAGIACLGMGGAGIGLGTIFGNYLAGALRNPSAADGQFGRLIFGFAVTEALGIFSLLVALLLLFT, encoded by the coding sequence ATGGAAGTAGACGCAGCAAAGGCAATCGGCGCGGGCATCGCCTGCCTCGGCATGGGTGGCGCAGGCATCGGCCTCGGCACGATTTTCGGCAACTACCTGGCGGGCGCCCTGCGCAATCCGTCGGCTGCCGACGGTCAGTTCGGCCGCCTGATTTTCGGCTTCGCCGTGACCGAAGCTCTGGGCATCTTCTCGCTCCTCGTCGCTCTTCTGCTCCTCTTCACATAA
- a CDS encoding cell wall hydrolase has protein sequence MVVANLKKRSFLPPLVVGLGIWVGFPTTVAYQDMRSLVSGVETSDTRWNAFVQTSVAGSVHAAEMPFADANMPTGSISGSGVNAPGIGSVAFKGKGAAANDVPDEERINRSEKKGRIVNVTPVAPPKAFNAGSVLDRTSSLILPEFDAGLKQAFVKSTIKGKEIQIATAFYVKEDKKRAPGVPAMLADLVNNDTPDILATAYAPAEPDYAKSSPFESLLKDETPNDGRFIPPVSEGDHNWMSKPLPASVFSKPEQKCLATAIYFEARGESLKGQAAVAQVILNRVRNPAYPSTICGVVYQNDNWLNRCQFSFACDGRKKVVTSREHYKIAEDIAMAVTAGKIFIPEVASSTHYYAEYVSPRWARTMEKMKKIGLHIFYRTYGGGWS, from the coding sequence ATGGTTGTTGCCAATCTGAAAAAGCGTTCGTTCCTGCCTCCCCTTGTTGTCGGATTGGGTATCTGGGTCGGATTTCCGACCACGGTGGCTTATCAGGACATGCGCAGTCTGGTGTCCGGTGTCGAAACGTCGGACACACGCTGGAACGCCTTCGTCCAGACGTCAGTGGCGGGTTCCGTGCATGCGGCCGAAATGCCCTTCGCGGACGCAAACATGCCCACAGGTTCGATCTCCGGTTCGGGCGTCAACGCTCCCGGCATCGGCTCCGTGGCCTTCAAAGGCAAGGGTGCTGCCGCCAACGACGTGCCGGACGAAGAACGCATCAATCGCAGCGAGAAGAAAGGGCGCATCGTCAATGTCACGCCGGTCGCCCCGCCCAAGGCGTTCAATGCCGGCTCGGTGCTGGATCGCACCAGTTCCCTTATTCTCCCTGAATTCGATGCCGGCCTGAAGCAGGCCTTCGTGAAGTCGACGATCAAGGGCAAGGAAATCCAGATCGCGACTGCCTTCTACGTCAAGGAAGACAAGAAGCGGGCGCCGGGCGTTCCCGCGATGCTCGCCGATCTCGTCAACAACGACACGCCGGACATTCTGGCCACGGCCTATGCCCCAGCCGAGCCCGACTACGCCAAATCCTCGCCTTTCGAGAGCCTGCTCAAGGATGAGACGCCGAATGACGGTCGCTTCATTCCGCCGGTATCCGAGGGCGACCACAATTGGATGAGCAAGCCCCTGCCGGCGAGCGTATTCTCCAAGCCCGAGCAGAAGTGCCTGGCCACGGCCATCTATTTCGAGGCGCGCGGCGAAAGCCTGAAAGGGCAGGCGGCTGTCGCCCAGGTCATCCTGAACCGCGTCCGCAATCCTGCCTATCCCAGCACCATCTGCGGCGTCGTCTACCAGAACGACAACTGGCTCAACCGTTGCCAGTTCTCCTTTGCCTGCGACGGCAGGAAGAAGGTCGTGACCAGCCGCGAGCACTACAAGATCGCCGAAGATATCGCCATGGCGGTCACCGCCGGCAAGATCTTCATTCCCGAGGTTGCCTCCTCCACGCACTATTACGCCGAATATGTTAGCCCGCGCTGGGCACGGACGATGGAGAAGATGAAGAAAATCGGTCTGCATATTTTCTATCGCACCTATGGCGGTGGCTGGAGCTGA